From the genome of Dryobates pubescens isolate bDryPub1 chromosome 9, bDryPub1.pri, whole genome shotgun sequence, one region includes:
- the TMEM200C gene encoding transmembrane protein 200C, translating into MIATGGLLRISARKQDPLRPQSQVPKRKRKAKKKRKNDVVVVKGKLKLCSVSGLIALCGILVLLVGIALAVVGYWPKPSQVYREGSFSRGRHLAPQGDTPKNRSWSQEGAEAGIHPDRPPRANSSTAATSWGFSQSPSSSSSPQASAGFLFRLFSSYLHSDKLKVLGPLIMGIGIFLFICANAVLHENRDKKTKIINLRDLYSTVIDAHSLRAKDRGTPASAPLNGFVNYMQSRGLELKPGGEGLGAAAMLAKSSWPPGLGVSLSPPDLASPPRRSSFCIPPQPPSLAEAVYSIYQERAARAVTSPPCSPPESWDRRSTTSSIVGSSLSAFALLPLAPSSGGGWRRPPGERGAREIPRGEFELSLTNLSSGHVEGGCGLRRHRLILRRQSTSCLPDAKRPLFPEPHRSPAVDRGLDSGFLVKASSSYSKSLDLEGSPPSTPPAIARTDSQSSQSKPSSSNKGYSHLEEAGTSLESVANTPASKTQDCEEEPLEKMDSLEATNREQRGEQSQKRQYTNKQKLFMISRSHAVFELEDGELESTGI; encoded by the coding sequence ATGATCGCCACTGGAGGCCTCCTGAGGATCTCAGCTAGGAAACAGGATCCCTTGCGACCCCAAAGCCAAGTCCCCAAACGCAAACGCAAGGCCAAAAAGAAGCGCAAGAACGacgtggtggtggtgaaaggcAAGCTCAAGCTGTGCTCCGTCTCGGGGCTCATTGCCCTCTGTGgcatccttgtgctgctggtgggcatTGCCTTGGCCGTGGTGGGCTACTGGCCCAAGCCCAGCCAGGTGTACAGAGAAGGTAGCTTCAGCAGGGGTCGGCACCTGGCGCCACAGGGTGACACCCCCAAGAACCGCTCTTGGAGCCAGGAAGGGGCAGAAGCAGGAATCCATCCAGACCGCCCTCCTAGAGCCAATAGTTCTACTGCTGCTACAAGCTGGGGATTCTCACagtccccttcttcttcctcgtCCCCCCAGGCCTCAGCGGGTTTCCTTTTCCGTCTGTTCTCGAGCTACTTGCACTCAGACAAGCTGAAGGTGCTGGGGCCTCTCATCATGGGCATTGGCATCTTCCTGTTCATCTGCGCCAACGCGGTGTTGCATGAGAACCGCGACAAGAAGACCAAGATCATCAACCTGCGTGACCTCTACTCCACCGTCATCGATGCCCACAGCCTTCGGGCCAAGGACAGAGgcaccccagcctcagcccctctCAATGGCTTTGTCAACTATATGCAGTCCCGGGGCCTGGAGCTCAAACCCGGTGGGGAAGGCCTGGGTGCTGCGGCCATGCTGGCCAAGAGCTCCTGGCCACCAGGACTTGGTGTCTCCCTTTCCCCACCGGACCTGGCGTCCCCACCACGGCGTTCCTCCTTCTGcatcccaccacagccacccagcctggccgAGGCTGTGTACAGCATCTACCAGGAGCGTGCTGCCCGTGCTGTCACCAGCCCACCTTGTAGCCCACCGGAGAGCTGGGACCGGCGCAGCACAACCAGCTCCATCGTTGGCTCTTCGCTGAGTGCTTTtgccctcctgcccttggcACCGAGCAGTGGAGGAGGCTGGCGGAGGCCTCCTGGGGAGAGAGGAGCCCGGGAGATCCCGCGGGGCGAGTTTGAACTGAGCTTGACCAACCTCAGCAGCGGGCATgtggagggaggctgtgggttaAGAAGGCACAGGCTGATCCTCAGGCGGCAGAGCACCAGCTGCTTGCCTGATGCCAAGCGTCCCCTTTTCCCTGAGCCACATCGGTCCCCAGCTGTTGACAGGGGCCTGGACTCCGGCTTCTTGGTAAAGGCATCTTCTAGCTACTCCAAATCTCTGGATCTCGAAgggtcacctccctcaacccctcctgccatcgCCAGGACAGACTCCCAGAGCTCCCAGTCTAAGCCTTCCAGCAGCAATAAGGGCTACAGCCACCTGGAGGAGGCAGGCACCTCCTTGGAGTCAGTTGCCAATACCCCAGCCAGTAAAACCCAGGACTGTGAGGAGGAACCACTTGAGAAGATGGACTCTCTCGAGGCTACCAACAGAGAACAAAGAGGGGAGCAATCCCAGAAAAGACAGTATACAAATAAACAGAAACTCTTTATGATTTCTAGGTCACATGCCGTGTTTGAGCTGGAGGACGGGGAGCTGGAGAGTACTGGCATCTAA